One window of Oryza brachyantha chromosome 12, ObraRS2, whole genome shotgun sequence genomic DNA carries:
- the LOC102709513 gene encoding protein GL2-INTERACTING REPRESSOR 2-like: protein MSRSNGNGGGSTRGARLELQLNLSPPVGMEVDGNDDSDSSSPTSCVSSDGRSSAGGSPGDKSPMVIGACTRCLMYCMVAKKDYPTCINCKQPSLVDLLQNQDDAGAAADADKKRGKRK from the coding sequence ATGAGCCGGAGcaacggcaacggcggcgggagcacgaggggcGCGAGGCTGGAGCTGCAGCTGaacctgtcgccgccggtggggaTGGAGGTCGACGGCAACGACGACagcgactcgtcgtcgccgacctcCTGCGTGTCGTCGGACGGCCGCAgctccgccggcggcagccCGGGGGACAAGTCGCCGATGGTGATCGGCGCCTGCACCCGGTGCCTCATGTACTGCATGGTGGCCAAGAAGGACTACCCGACCTGCATCAACTGCAAGCAACCCTCCCTCGTCGACCTCCTCCAGAACcaggacgacgccggcgccgccgccgacgccgacaaGAAGCGCGGCAAGCGCaagtga